The Oceaniferula flava genome contains the following window.
TGGAGATGGTTTTGTTGGTGTCGGCTACGATCGGGTAGCTCACGCCTTGGATGCCACCTTTGTTCTTCGGTGTCTGGAGCCATGCCCAGTGGGAGAATTCGGTGTCGGTGGAACAACCGACGACTTGCACGTTGCGGCTTTCGAACTCGGCGATTTCCTCTTGGAAACGGTGCAGCTCGGTTGGGCAGACGAAGGTGAAGTCTTTGGGGTAGAAGAAGAGAACGACGTATTTCTCGCCCAGATATTGGTCGAGGCTGAAGTGTTCGATGATGTTTTCTCCCTGCACAGCTTTGGCGGTGAAGGACGGTGCTTGTTTTCCTACGAGTACGGACATTTGAGTGTTGAATGGTTCGTGTTGAGTGACGATGGGGCCGGTGGCCTATCGGTCGCGGGCTACATACGGGAGCGTCGGCTGGAATCAAGTGATTTTTTCTCTTCGGATTTACAAAGTCTTTGATTGTCAGGTAGATGGCGGTCTGGGTTGTCGTGTAATTCGTTGATGGGCAGCGCTGGCTGGGAAGACATCGCCGATAGCGGTGTTCAGTGACCTCGGAGTGGCGGACTGGGATACACTTCTCTTGGATTGGGCCCAGCTGAGCAGGGCGCATGTCTGTGAGGTCTAACCGCACTTGTTATCAGCCTTCATGCCTCTTTTGTACAGAATATTTGACAATGTATATCCACATGGCTATGAATCCCTTTCACTAAAAATATTTACTGGTCATGAAAATAATCAACCTATTACCCCTTGGAGGTCTAACGCTGCTTGCCGGTGTTACGTCCTTATCTGCAGCGACGACATTTTTCGATCATGATTTCGATAACGGAACCAACGGTGATCTGGCTGGTTCAGGAGCCCTTGGTAGCCCTGTTGTGGGGTCCATTACTGCGACCGGAGGTCATCTTGGAGGTAATGTTTACACCAGTGGAAACAATGGTAGTAGTAACCCTATCACCAGTGTTGATGGTAGTTTCAATGATGTCGGAACGCCTGCAGGAAACTACCTGACAGCCACGATGGCTTCAGATATTACGCTTGCTGCAGGACCTGTGAACGTTGATTTCTCATTGGGGATTTTTGGAACCAATAACAGCACAGTCTTCAAGCTCGTCCATGTCATTGGCTACTCGAGTAGCGATGACGAGGTGTTCCAGCTCACGATGCGTGCCGGAAGTGGTAATGCGACACGAGAGCTCTTTGCTCGAGAGTTGGGGGAAGATAACACGACATTCAATGGCACAAGCTTCTCGTCAATTGATGGAACCAAAATTCTCGATGATATTGGTATCGGAATGAATTCAACGAATACCAGTAATGCTCCTTCTAGCTTGGTTAATGTCAGTTTGACCCTCAATGGGACGACTTGGGATGCCAGTGCTGCAAGTGGCACGAGCACTCCAGCCACCGGTTTGAATATCGACAGCGGGGCTACGGATCTTTCCTATATCCAATTTTTTACATCCCATGAAGATAATGTGAACGGTCAGAACAAGGGTATTTGGGTAGACGATATCCTTGTGACTCAGGTTCCAGAGCCTTCGTCCGTAGCTTTACTCGGACTTGGAGGAATCGCTTTGATGCTTCGTCGCAGGAAGTAGAGGATTTGCTTAAATTCATTGATCAAGCGGGAGGACTTCGGTTCTCCCGTTTTTTTGCTCTAACGGGCATCATGGCCTGGCTCATGGGGAGGCTGGGGCATGAAAGCTGGGTAATCCTTGGAATAGCGGCAAGGGAAGCACTGCACCCGGCGGGAGCGCGGGAAGAGGGGAGCGAGGACGGCGAAGAAGACCGCGGGGACGACGAAGAGGATGCACAGGGCAAAGCCGGCACCGTTGCCGCCGGGGAGTTTCATCAGCAGGGGTAAAACCACAAAAAACACCATGGGTATCCACGGCAGGGTGATCCACCACGAGAGCCATTTGCAGCCACGCCCGATCCTACCGTAACCGTAAGTCAGGTTGATCTGCGGGTGCAGCTCCTTGCCGCAGCAGGGGCAGCTGCGCGGGATGTCATCGGGCCACTGCGGACGCAAGAAGGCATTCGGAAGGTTGTCTTCCGTGGCTTGGATGATTTCTGGACGGACGCTGCTCATGGGGGGTAGGGGCTGACTACCTGAAGCATGCCCAATACCGCAGAGACCGGATATTATAATCGGCGACGAGAATTGCACCCGTGCGGGGCCGAGTGATGTGTGCCCACCAACAAAACAGCCCAGCGAGGTTCGCTGGGCTGCTAAGGTTTTTCCTTCTTGGGAAATGGAGTCGGCTCGAGCGACCGCTCAAAGGCTCTTGTTAGTCCTTCTTCTTAAGAAGAGGGAAGAGCACCACGTCGCGGATGGTTGGGGCGCCGGTGAGCATCATGATCAGGCGATCGATACCGATGCCGATGCCGCCTGCCGGAGGCATGCCGTTCTCGAGAGTCTCGATGAAGTCGTGGTCGATCTTCTGCTCTTCCTCGCCGCCGGCTTGGTGCTCGAGGCGCTGACGCTGGACGTCAGGATCGTTGAGCTCGGAGTAGCCGGGTGAGATTTCCTGACCGTTGATAATGAGTTCGTAAACCTCGACGGTTTCCTTGCCTTGCTCGCCGCCGGGAGTGACTTTCGCCAATGGGATGAGCTCGGAGGCGACGCGGGTGACGAAGCAGGGATCGAAGGTGTGCTCCTCGACTTTCTTTTCGAAAACTTGCTGAACCACCTCGTAATCCTCCATGCCGTCGGAGATCTGCACGCCGAGTTCATCGCACTTGGCTCGACGGGCTTCCGGAGTGATGTCGAAGAAATCATCGCCGGCGACCTCTTTGATCAGGTCGTGGTAATTGGCGCGCTTCCACGGGCGTTGCAGGTTGATGGTGCGGATGACGTTGCCTTCCTCATCCTTGTGCTCGATTTCCAGACCACCGCAGAATTTCTCCGCGAGGTGGCAGGTCATTTCCTCCACCATGTTTGCCATGGTTTCGAAATCGGCGAAGGCTTCGTAGGCTTCGAGCATGGTGAACTCAGGGTTGTGACGACGGCTGATACCTTCGTTGCGGAAGTTGCGGTTGAGTTCGAAGACCTTGGTGAAGCCACCCACTAACAGACGCTTGAGGAACAGCTCGGGTGCGATGCGCAGGGTGAGGTCCATGCCGAGCGCGTTGTGATAGGTCTCGAAGGGACGGGCGGCGGCGCCTCCGGCCACACTCTGCAGCATGGGAGTTTCCACTTCGAGGTAGCCGCGGGTGTGCAGGAAGCTGCGGATCTCGGCGATCATTTGCGAGCGCGTGAGGAACACTTTGGCGGAGCCTTCGTTCGACATCAGGTCGAGGTGGCGCTTGCGGTATTTGATTTCGCGGTCGGCCACGCCGTGCCACTTGTCGGGCATCGGACGCAGGGACTTGCTGAGCACGGTGAGTTTTTCTACCTTCACAGACGGCTCGCCTTTTCCTGTGGTGAAGGTTTCGCCTTCGACGCCAATCCAGTCGCCAAGGTCTAACAATTTGTAAGCTGCCCAGTCGGTTTCGCTGATGCCTTTTTTGTTGAGGTAAATTTGGATCCGACCTTCGACATCTCCGAGGGTGGCGAACACGGACTTGCCCATGTCGCGGATGGCGGTGAGGCGACCGGCGATAGTGACCGGTTTTTCATCGGCGAAGTCGGCCTTGAGCGCACCGGGAGTGGTGGTGGTTTCGAATTTGCCGCCGAAGGGATCGATGCCGAGCTCGCGCAGTTTGGCGAGTTTGTCGCGGCGAATGGTGATCAACTCTGCTTCGGTGGATTGTGGCGTGTCATTCTGGTCGCTCATGGGGCGCGGAGCATATGGGTATGATGAGTGATTAGTCAATGGCCATTACTCGCAGGGATGCGGGATTGATAAACCGCAAAAGCTGGTGGAGGGTGGGGCATGGGAAGATGGATTTTGATGATCATGGCACTGACCGGATCACTGAGTGCGGCGGCACTGCCGGAGCTTGAGATGTTTCGTTTGGACGCTGGAAAAAAGGAAAGTTATGAGCTGAAACCGGAGACCCGATACGTGGCGCTCTACTTTTCAGCCTCGTGGTGCGGACCGTGCCGCAAGACCACGCCATCGCTGGTGGCCGAATATCAGCGGATGCTCGAGAAAGAGAAGCAGCCGGTGGAAATCGTGCTGGTAGGCTCGGATCGCAGTGCCAAGGCGGTGGAGGATTATATGAAGAATTACCACATGCGCTGGCCCGCCCTTGAGTGGGAAGCCATTCCTGGCGTGAATAGTTTTGCTCCGGCAGGCATCCCTTACCTGGTGCTGGTCGAACGCGAGACCGGGCAGGTGATTTCCAAGGGCACTGGGCCGTCGGGGGTCGAGGCGGTGGTGACGCGGATGCGTGAATTTACCGGTGTGGCGACCGAAGAACCGTTCAAGGCGGGGAGCTTTGTGGACCGATACGGACTGCTGATAGCGGTGGCACTTTCCTGCCTTGCGATCTTCCTGTTCCAAAAATGGCGCGGTCGAAATGAGCAGGGCGCCTGAGGTCGGCTGATGTGCCACTTTGGTAGAGCACCTGCATTTCTCGTGTGAAGATTCAGTGGACAAACGGCTTCATTCAGAGCAGTAAGGGGCTTCTTTCCACCATCCTTCCATGGCACGAGTAAAAAAAGACAAAGCTCCCAACTTACGCGGCGATCTGGCCACCTTGACCAAGGTCAGGCTGAACACCTTTGTGGTGATCACCACCTTGTTTGGCTATCTGCTGGCGAGTCGGTATTTTTACGGCGTCTGGCTGAACGATGGTTGGTTGCTGTGGCACACTGTGCTGGGAACTGCCTGCACCGCCTTTGGTTCGGCCGCTTTCAACCAGCTGATGGAAATTGAGGAGGATGCGCGGATGAAACGCACGGCGGATCGCCCTCTGCCCGCCCGCAGGATGATGCCGGTGAATGCCTTCGGCATCGGCTGGGGCTTGTCGGCCTTTGGTATTATCCACCTTGCCCTGAAGGTGAACGCAGCGTCCGCCTATCTGGCTGCCACCGCCTTGGGGGTCTATGTTTTTCTCTACACGCCGCTGAAACGACGGAGCCCCACCAACACGCTCATGGGCGGCATTCCCGGCGCGATTCCTCCCATGATCGGCTGGGCCGCTGTGGCACATACGGCTGGAGGAAGCTGGACCGATGGCCAGAGCTGGTATCTTTTCGCCCTCTTGTTCCTGTGGCAGATGCCTCACTTCGTCGCTATCAGCTGGCTTTGTCGCGAGGAGTATGAGGAAGCCGGCTACTGCATGTGGACCAATGGCGATGCCTCCGGAAAGAAGACCTCAAACATTGCCGCTGGCTTTACCATTATACTGACGGCGCTGGCTCCGCTGGCACTG
Protein-coding sequences here:
- a CDS encoding thioredoxin-like domain-containing protein; the protein is MALTGSLSAAALPELEMFRLDAGKKESYELKPETRYVALYFSASWCGPCRKTTPSLVAEYQRMLEKEKQPVEIVLVGSDRSAKAVEDYMKNYHMRWPALEWEAIPGVNSFAPAGIPYLVLVERETGQVISKGTGPSGVEAVVTRMREFTGVATEEPFKAGSFVDRYGLLIAVALSCLAIFLFQKWRGRNEQGA
- a CDS encoding PEP-CTERM sorting domain-containing protein — its product is MKIINLLPLGGLTLLAGVTSLSAATTFFDHDFDNGTNGDLAGSGALGSPVVGSITATGGHLGGNVYTSGNNGSSNPITSVDGSFNDVGTPAGNYLTATMASDITLAAGPVNVDFSLGIFGTNNSTVFKLVHVIGYSSSDDEVFQLTMRAGSGNATRELFARELGEDNTTFNGTSFSSIDGTKILDDIGIGMNSTNTSNAPSSLVNVSLTLNGTTWDASAASGTSTPATGLNIDSGATDLSYIQFFTSHEDNVNGQNKGIWVDDILVTQVPEPSSVALLGLGGIALMLRRRK
- a CDS encoding peroxiredoxin is translated as MSVLVGKQAPSFTAKAVQGENIIEHFSLDQYLGEKYVVLFFYPKDFTFVCPTELHRFQEEIAEFESRNVQVVGCSTDTEFSHWAWLQTPKNKGGIQGVSYPIVADTNKTISNDYDVLAGEYAEDEDGNLVVDGEMVAYRGLFLIDKDGVVQHQVVNNMPLGRSVKECLRVIDALQHFEEHGEVCPMDWQKGDDAMTATHEGVSGYLSK
- the lysS gene encoding lysine--tRNA ligase, giving the protein MSDQNDTPQSTEAELITIRRDKLAKLRELGIDPFGGKFETTTTPGALKADFADEKPVTIAGRLTAIRDMGKSVFATLGDVEGRIQIYLNKKGISETDWAAYKLLDLGDWIGVEGETFTTGKGEPSVKVEKLTVLSKSLRPMPDKWHGVADREIKYRKRHLDLMSNEGSAKVFLTRSQMIAEIRSFLHTRGYLEVETPMLQSVAGGAAARPFETYHNALGMDLTLRIAPELFLKRLLVGGFTKVFELNRNFRNEGISRRHNPEFTMLEAYEAFADFETMANMVEEMTCHLAEKFCGGLEIEHKDEEGNVIRTINLQRPWKRANYHDLIKEVAGDDFFDITPEARRAKCDELGVQISDGMEDYEVVQQVFEKKVEEHTFDPCFVTRVASELIPLAKVTPGGEQGKETVEVYELIINGQEISPGYSELNDPDVQRQRLEHQAGGEEEQKIDHDFIETLENGMPPAGGIGIGIDRLIMMLTGAPTIRDVVLFPLLKKKD
- the cyoE gene encoding heme o synthase; the encoded protein is MARVKKDKAPNLRGDLATLTKVRLNTFVVITTLFGYLLASRYFYGVWLNDGWLLWHTVLGTACTAFGSAAFNQLMEIEEDARMKRTADRPLPARRMMPVNAFGIGWGLSAFGIIHLALKVNAASAYLAATALGVYVFLYTPLKRRSPTNTLMGGIPGAIPPMIGWAAVAHTAGGSWTDGQSWYLFALLFLWQMPHFVAISWLCREEYEEAGYCMWTNGDASGKKTSNIAAGFTIILTALAPLALVWGYANLVWVIGGSLAGLVMLRLCWKFRRESDRASARKLFFYTLLYLPLALVLLAIGWNQQG